From Ferrimicrobium acidiphilum DSM 19497, the proteins below share one genomic window:
- a CDS encoding (2Fe-2S)-binding protein, with translation MRVELTVNGQKKAADVEPRTLLVHLLREDFGMTGTNVGCDTSSCGACTVLLDGESVKSCTVLAAQADGREVTTIEGLASADGTLHPLQRAFQENHALQCGYCTPGMVMVSMSILAENDTLDEATVREGLEGNLCRCTGYHNIVKAVLAAKEEMGAEL, from the coding sequence GTGCGCGTTGAACTGACGGTGAATGGGCAGAAGAAGGCGGCAGACGTTGAACCGAGAACGCTCTTGGTGCACCTGCTAAGGGAAGATTTTGGGATGACGGGAACGAATGTCGGTTGCGATACCTCGTCGTGTGGAGCATGTACGGTGTTGCTCGATGGAGAATCGGTGAAGTCTTGCACTGTCTTGGCGGCTCAAGCTGATGGAAGGGAGGTGACCACGATCGAGGGACTCGCCTCAGCTGACGGTACCTTGCACCCACTCCAGCGGGCCTTCCAGGAGAACCATGCGCTACAGTGCGGCTACTGCACCCCGGGGATGGTTATGGTCTCGATGTCAATTTTGGCAGAGAATGATACCCTTGACGAGGCAACGGTGCGCGAGGGTCTTGAGGGAAATCTTTGCCGCTGCACTGGCTATCACAATATCGTGAAGGCAGTGTTGGCCGCAAAAGAAGAGATGGGGGCTGAGCTATGA
- a CDS encoding NfeD family protein — translation MIVIVVVVVVAALILVGMHVGPHGSIVTASIGMAAGIVLTLMLSHSHSSLAAILWSLVALLFISVLAVFFLGVRGLRSTQYHSKEAMPGLAKLFDSAGVATSRLDPIGTVQIAGKGWSALNDTDDPIEIGTTVFVTRVDGLKLHVIPEAPRGSNRKETL, via the coding sequence GTGATCGTCATCGTAGTGGTCGTCGTGGTAGCGGCACTGATACTGGTTGGCATGCACGTTGGCCCGCACGGTTCGATCGTGACAGCATCGATTGGGATGGCAGCTGGCATCGTCCTTACTTTGATGTTGAGTCACTCACACTCCTCGCTGGCGGCGATCCTGTGGAGCCTGGTGGCGTTGTTGTTTATCTCCGTTCTAGCCGTGTTCTTTTTGGGGGTTCGTGGCCTGAGATCTACCCAGTACCATTCCAAGGAGGCCATGCCCGGCCTGGCCAAGCTATTCGATTCGGCAGGAGTGGCGACGTCAAGACTCGACCCAATCGGGACTGTCCAAATCGCTGGTAAAGGCTGGTCAGCCCTGAACGACACCGATGATCCAATTGAGATCGGTACCACCGTCTTTGTCACTCGAGTCGATGGGCTAAAGCTCCATGTCATCCCAGAGGCCCCACGCGGGTCCAACCGAAAGGAAACGCTATGA